The following are from one region of the Pectobacterium actinidiae genome:
- the ansP gene encoding L-asparagine permease, with product MTQHSSPHDEHHAAAQRLHEKGYHQSLGNRHVQMIAIGGSIGTGLFLGAGARLQMAGPALALVYLVCGIFSFFILRALGELIVHRPTSGSFVSYSREFLGEKASYVAGWMYFLNWAMTGIVDITAVALYMHYWGTFADVPQWLFALGALSIVTLMNLIGVKWFAEMEFWFALIKVAAITIFLVVGTVYLGTGSPLDGNTPGLHLITDNGGLFPHGILPALVLVQGVIFAFAGIEIIGTTAGECKNPEQVLPKAVNSVIWRIGLFYVGSVALLVCLLPWNAYQAGQSPFVTFFSKLGVPYIGTIMNIVVLSAALSSLNSGLYSTGRILRSLSLGGSAPAFLSKMSGQSVPYTGILVTVGIHIIGVVLNYVVPSQVFEIVLNIASLGIICSWAFIILCQMQLRKAIRQGKTKPVAFRMPGAPVTSWLTLAFLVSVLGLMAFDYPNGTWTIATVPVLAIMLMIGWRGLKKQREAVKLANQQESNLR from the coding sequence ATGACACAACATTCCTCTCCTCATGACGAGCATCATGCCGCCGCGCAACGTCTACACGAAAAGGGTTATCACCAAAGTCTCGGCAATCGCCATGTGCAGATGATCGCAATTGGCGGTTCCATCGGCACTGGGCTGTTTCTTGGTGCGGGGGCTCGTCTGCAAATGGCAGGCCCAGCCCTGGCACTGGTCTATCTGGTTTGCGGGATCTTCTCTTTTTTCATCCTGCGCGCGCTGGGCGAATTGATTGTCCATCGCCCCACCAGCGGTAGCTTCGTGTCGTACTCGCGTGAGTTTCTGGGTGAAAAGGCCTCCTACGTGGCGGGCTGGATGTACTTCCTCAACTGGGCAATGACCGGGATTGTCGACATCACCGCCGTCGCACTCTACATGCACTACTGGGGCACCTTTGCCGATGTCCCACAGTGGCTGTTCGCGCTGGGTGCACTGTCCATCGTCACGCTGATGAACCTGATCGGCGTGAAGTGGTTTGCTGAAATGGAGTTCTGGTTTGCGCTGATTAAGGTCGCGGCTATCACCATTTTTCTGGTGGTCGGCACGGTCTACCTCGGCACGGGCAGCCCGCTGGACGGCAACACGCCCGGTCTGCACCTGATTACCGACAACGGCGGCCTGTTCCCACACGGTATTCTGCCTGCGCTGGTGCTGGTTCAAGGGGTGATATTTGCCTTTGCTGGTATCGAGATCATCGGGACGACGGCAGGTGAATGTAAAAACCCAGAGCAGGTGCTGCCGAAAGCGGTCAACAGCGTCATCTGGCGTATCGGCCTGTTCTACGTCGGTTCTGTCGCGCTGTTAGTCTGCCTGCTGCCGTGGAACGCCTATCAGGCCGGACAAAGCCCGTTCGTGACCTTCTTCAGCAAGCTGGGCGTTCCCTATATCGGGACGATCATGAATATCGTGGTGCTGTCCGCCGCGCTGTCCAGCCTGAACTCCGGTCTGTACTCGACGGGACGCATTCTGCGCTCACTGTCGCTGGGTGGCTCAGCGCCCGCTTTCCTGTCAAAAATGAGCGGCCAGTCCGTACCCTATACCGGCATTTTGGTCACGGTCGGCATCCACATTATCGGCGTGGTGCTGAACTACGTGGTGCCATCGCAGGTGTTCGAGATCGTCCTGAATATCGCCTCGCTCGGCATTATCTGCTCCTGGGCGTTCATCATTCTCTGTCAGATGCAGCTGCGTAAAGCGATTCGCCAGGGGAAAACCAAACCGGTAGCGTTCAGAATGCCCGGTGCGCCCGTGACATCATGGCTAACGCTGGCTTTTCTGGTGAGCGTATTGGGACTAATGGCGTTTGATTACCCGAACGGCACCTGGACGATTGCGACAGTTCCAGTGCTGGCAATCATGTTGATGATCGGCTGGCGCGGGCTGAAAAAGCAGCGTGAAGCGGTGAAACTCGCCAATCAGCAGGAATCTAATTTGCGTTAA
- a CDS encoding SDR family oxidoreductase yields MLKGKRAVVTGGGRDFGQAVSVWLAREGVKVDLCARKLADAQASIDIIHQEGGTARAYQCDIANPDSVSNFSAQLLEDSTPVDILVLSAAQWLEGALGEEDTDADIVSTINSGLTGSILLTKALLPSLRRSQGADILAMVSVCGVPQFHDSIAHPAFFAAKHGMSGFSLSLAHHVAQENIRVTGFYPPDFEVTGLDGSPASGEKMGEHLLNARSIWETMRFVLTQPRSCHINAIHFQGPTRADIGV; encoded by the coding sequence ATGCTGAAAGGTAAACGCGCGGTTGTCACCGGCGGTGGCCGCGACTTTGGACAAGCAGTCTCCGTCTGGCTGGCTCGCGAAGGCGTGAAAGTCGATCTTTGCGCCCGTAAACTGGCCGATGCACAGGCCAGCATCGACATCATTCATCAGGAAGGCGGCACGGCGCGTGCGTATCAGTGCGATATTGCCAATCCCGATTCGGTCAGCAATTTTTCCGCACAACTGCTTGAAGACAGCACACCCGTCGATATTCTGGTACTCAGCGCCGCCCAATGGCTGGAAGGCGCATTGGGGGAAGAAGACACCGATGCGGATATCGTCAGCACCATCAACTCTGGCCTGACCGGTTCTATCCTGCTCACCAAAGCGCTATTGCCGAGTTTACGCCGTTCACAGGGTGCCGATATTCTGGCGATGGTTTCCGTCTGCGGCGTACCACAGTTCCACGACTCTATCGCCCACCCCGCGTTCTTCGCCGCCAAGCACGGCATGAGCGGTTTTAGCCTGAGTCTGGCGCATCATGTCGCACAGGAAAATATCCGCGTGACGGGATTTTATCCGCCAGATTTTGAGGTCACTGGCTTGGATGGCAGCCCCGCTAGCGGAGAAAAAATGGGCGAGCATCTGCTAAACGCCCGCTCGATATGGGAAACCATGCGTTTCGTGCTCACCCAGCCGCGCAGTTGCCATATCAACGCCATCCATTTTCAAGGTCCGACGCGCGCAGATATCGGCGTGTAA
- a CDS encoding TetR/AcrR family transcriptional regulator encodes MIERDEKLTSTRAKTRRLLIDTAMNMFDQGIFPSITDVAAAAQLSRATAYRYFPTQSALVSAVVGESLGPILAWHPTQPDASERVSELLNFAYPRMLEHEGALRAALHLSLQQWADRRSNRLHTDTLTRGNRKRLLKIATEPLEGKITPEAQQRVIYALSLIYGSEVFLVLKDIWHLEEDSIQDVTQWVAKAILRQAEEDAAQADSQKT; translated from the coding sequence GTGATTGAACGGGATGAAAAACTGACATCAACACGGGCGAAAACCCGTCGTTTATTAATTGATACCGCCATGAATATGTTCGATCAAGGCATATTCCCTTCCATTACGGATGTTGCAGCTGCGGCTCAACTTTCGCGTGCGACGGCCTACCGTTATTTTCCGACGCAAAGTGCATTAGTCTCCGCAGTTGTTGGCGAAAGCCTTGGCCCGATTCTAGCGTGGCATCCGACACAGCCGGATGCCAGTGAACGCGTGTCTGAACTGCTGAACTTTGCCTACCCAAGAATGCTGGAGCATGAAGGTGCGCTGCGTGCAGCGTTACATCTTTCGCTTCAACAATGGGCCGATCGCCGCTCCAACCGCCTCCATACAGATACGCTGACGCGCGGCAATCGTAAACGCCTGCTCAAGATTGCCACCGAACCGCTGGAAGGGAAAATCACGCCGGAAGCACAACAGCGGGTGATTTATGCCTTATCGCTCATTTACGGTTCCGAGGTTTTTCTGGTGCTGAAAGATATCTGGCATTTGGAAGAAGACAGCATTCAGGATGTTACGCAGTGGGTTGCCAAAGCCATTTTACGGCAGGCGGAAGAGGACGCCGCGCAGGCCGATTCACAGAAAACCTAA
- a CDS encoding phosphoenolpyruvate hydrolase family protein, whose amino-acid sequence MSGMNRQELLAKFREMIARREPIIGGGAGTGLSAKCEEAGGIDLIVIYNSGRYRMAGRGSLAGLLAYGNANEIVVDMAKEVLPVVKHTPVLAGVNGTDPFCQFDKFLDDLKALGFSGVQNFPTVGLIDGNFRANLEETGMGYALEVDMIRLAHEKDMLTTPYVFSAADAVAMTKAGADIIVPHMGLTTGGNIGAETALNLADCVPLINHWADEAKAIRKDVIVLCHGGPISTPQDAQFIMDHCPQCDGFYGASSMERLPTETALTATTQQFKKIKR is encoded by the coding sequence ATGTCAGGCATGAATCGCCAGGAACTGCTGGCAAAATTCCGCGAAATGATCGCGCGCCGCGAGCCGATTATCGGCGGTGGCGCGGGAACAGGGCTTTCCGCGAAATGTGAAGAAGCGGGCGGCATCGATCTGATCGTGATCTACAACTCCGGGCGCTATCGCATGGCAGGGAGAGGTTCGCTGGCTGGCCTATTGGCTTACGGCAACGCGAATGAGATCGTCGTGGATATGGCGAAAGAAGTGCTGCCGGTTGTGAAGCATACGCCTGTGCTGGCGGGCGTAAACGGGACCGATCCTTTCTGTCAGTTTGATAAATTTCTGGATGACCTGAAAGCGCTGGGGTTCTCTGGTGTGCAGAACTTCCCAACCGTTGGGCTGATTGACGGTAATTTCCGTGCCAACCTCGAAGAAACCGGGATGGGGTATGCGCTGGAAGTGGACATGATTCGTCTGGCGCACGAAAAAGACATGCTGACAACGCCTTATGTGTTCAGTGCGGCAGATGCGGTCGCGATGACGAAAGCGGGCGCGGACATCATTGTCCCGCACATGGGGTTAACCACTGGCGGCAATATTGGGGCGGAAACGGCGCTGAATCTTGCAGACTGTGTGCCGTTGATTAATCACTGGGCGGATGAGGCGAAGGCGATACGTAAGGATGTGATTGTACTGTGTCACGGCGGACCGATTTCAACACCGCAGGATGCCCAGTTCATTATGGATCACTGCCCGCAATGTGATGGTTTTTACGGTGCCAGCTCTATGGAGCGGCTGCCGACAGAAACCGCATTAACGGCTACTACACAGCAATTTAAAAAAATTAAGCGTTAA
- a CDS encoding Tm-1-like ATP-binding domain-containing protein, translating to MGSEVGSVYIASTADTKGKEQVYVRDLIAATGLKTVTIDLSTTPPSTDSQVSHAADISAATVASYHPQGASAVFCHDRGQAISAMAVAFEYFMLSREDIAGVLGLGGSGGTALITPAMQALPIGMPKLMVSTMASGDISGYIGASDISMMYSVTDVAGLNRISRQVLGNAAHQIAGAVKFHIQEHHDDKPAIGLTMFGVTTPCIQEASKLLEAEFDCLVFHATGSGGKAMEKLVDSHLLTGVLDLTTTEVCDLLFDGVLACGPERFDAIAKTQVPYVASCGALDMVNFGAPASVPEKYAHRLFYNHNAQVTLMRTTIDENIAMAHWIGEKLNRCEGEVRFLIPEGGFSALDAPDQAFWHPEAREAFIGTLESVVQQTARRQIIRLPFHINDPLFAQAAVDAFRALVK from the coding sequence ATGGGAAGTGAGGTGGGCAGCGTTTATATTGCAAGTACCGCTGATACTAAAGGAAAAGAGCAGGTTTACGTCCGCGATCTGATTGCCGCGACAGGCTTGAAAACCGTCACGATCGATCTGTCAACGACACCGCCATCAACGGATTCACAGGTGTCACATGCGGCAGATATCAGTGCAGCAACGGTGGCATCTTACCATCCGCAGGGCGCATCGGCGGTGTTTTGCCATGACAGAGGGCAGGCGATTAGCGCCATGGCCGTTGCGTTTGAATACTTCATGCTATCCCGCGAGGATATTGCCGGGGTGCTCGGCCTTGGCGGCTCCGGCGGAACGGCACTGATTACGCCCGCGATGCAGGCGTTACCGATTGGTATGCCGAAACTGATGGTGTCGACGATGGCCTCCGGCGATATCTCCGGTTACATCGGTGCCAGCGATATCAGCATGATGTATTCCGTTACCGACGTGGCGGGCCTGAACCGCATTTCTCGTCAGGTTCTCGGCAACGCCGCGCACCAGATCGCCGGTGCCGTGAAGTTTCATATCCAGGAACATCATGACGATAAGCCCGCGATTGGCCTGACCATGTTTGGGGTTACGACGCCGTGCATTCAGGAAGCCAGTAAATTGCTGGAAGCGGAGTTTGATTGTCTGGTCTTTCACGCGACGGGCAGCGGTGGGAAAGCGATGGAAAAGCTGGTGGATAGCCATTTGCTCACTGGCGTGCTTGATCTCACCACGACGGAGGTGTGCGATTTACTGTTTGATGGCGTGCTGGCCTGCGGGCCGGAACGGTTTGATGCGATAGCCAAGACGCAGGTGCCTTATGTGGCGTCCTGTGGCGCGCTGGACATGGTGAATTTTGGCGCTCCCGCCAGTGTGCCGGAGAAATATGCGCATCGCCTGTTCTACAACCACAACGCACAGGTCACCCTGATGCGAACCACAATAGATGAAAATATTGCGATGGCGCACTGGATTGGGGAAAAGCTTAACCGCTGTGAAGGCGAAGTGCGTTTTCTGATCCCGGAAGGCGGCTTCTCCGCGCTGGATGCGCCTGATCAGGCATTCTGGCACCCAGAAGCACGCGAGGCGTTTATCGGCACGCTGGAGAGCGTCGTTCAGCAAACGGCAAGACGACAGATTATTCGTCTGCCTTTCCATATTAACGATCCTTTATTTGCCCAGGCCGCTGTCGATGCGTTTCGGGCGTTAGTGAAATAA
- a CDS encoding ornithine decarboxylase: protein MKQLKIAANAAVATRLITTREIVALSQTDFTDVAAVVVSIEEARSGILSILQHSGFSIPAFVEEPDEDKELDALPAGSEWLILDDEGEHANVLERAAKAYQDALLPPFFDTLTKYVNMKNTTFACPGHQGGQFFRKHPAGRQFFEFYGENVFRSDICNADVKLGDLLIHEGAAKKAQKHAARVFNADKTYFVLNGTSSANKVVTNALLARGDLVLFDRNNHKSNHHGALIQAGATPVYLETVRNPFGFIGGMDAHCFDEAYLRKLIAEVAPERANEARPFRLAVIQLGTYDGTIYNARQVVDSIGHLCDYILFDSAWVGYEQFIPMMEQCSPLLLDLNENDPGIFVTQSVHKQQAGFSQTSQIHKKDTHIKGQRRFCNHKQLNNAFMLHASTSPFYPLFAALDVNAKMHEGASGRRMWMDCVKLGIEARKQLLTRCSLIKPFVPATVGGVLWQDHDTETIARDVRFFNFEPGEKWHAFEGYAEDQYFIDPCKLLLTTPGIDAISGDYTEFGIPATILANYLREHGIIPEKCDMNSILFLLTPAEDAAKMQELVNALVHFETLIARDAPLSEVLPSLYQKYKERYRGYRLRRLCQEMHDFYAQHNVKDLQKAMFRKTEFPSVVMLPQDANREFVRGNIELIPIDEAEGRIAAEGALPYPPGVLCVVPGETWGGAVQRYFLALEAGINLLPGFSPELQGVYSVAEDDGRKRLYGYVVEQ, encoded by the coding sequence ATGAAACAGTTAAAAATTGCGGCGAATGCAGCGGTTGCCACCCGTTTAATCACAACGCGCGAGATTGTCGCGTTGAGCCAGACTGACTTCACGGATGTGGCGGCGGTCGTGGTTTCTATTGAGGAAGCCCGTAGCGGCATTCTGTCGATATTGCAGCACTCCGGTTTTAGCATTCCGGCGTTTGTCGAAGAGCCTGATGAAGATAAAGAGTTAGATGCTCTGCCTGCTGGCAGCGAATGGCTGATTCTCGATGACGAAGGTGAGCACGCGAACGTGCTGGAACGTGCAGCGAAAGCCTATCAGGATGCGCTACTGCCGCCGTTTTTCGATACGCTGACCAAGTACGTTAACATGAAAAACACGACGTTTGCCTGCCCGGGGCATCAGGGCGGTCAGTTCTTCCGCAAGCACCCGGCGGGGCGTCAGTTTTTTGAATTTTACGGTGAGAACGTTTTTCGTTCGGACATCTGTAACGCTGACGTCAAGCTGGGCGATTTGCTGATCCATGAAGGCGCGGCGAAGAAGGCGCAAAAGCACGCTGCGCGCGTGTTTAACGCCGATAAAACCTATTTCGTGTTGAATGGTACCTCTTCTGCGAACAAAGTGGTGACGAACGCGCTGCTGGCGCGCGGCGATCTGGTGCTGTTTGATCGTAACAACCATAAATCTAACCATCACGGTGCGCTGATTCAGGCGGGCGCGACGCCGGTCTATCTGGAAACTGTACGTAATCCGTTCGGCTTTATCGGTGGCATGGATGCGCACTGTTTTGATGAGGCCTACCTGCGCAAGCTGATTGCGGAAGTCGCGCCAGAACGCGCCAACGAGGCACGCCCGTTCCGTCTGGCCGTTATCCAGCTTGGCACTTATGACGGCACCATTTATAACGCGCGTCAGGTAGTCGATAGCATCGGGCACCTGTGTGACTACATTCTGTTTGACTCCGCCTGGGTCGGCTACGAGCAGTTTATCCCGATGATGGAGCAGTGTTCGCCATTGTTGCTGGATCTGAATGAAAACGATCCGGGGATTTTCGTCACTCAGTCGGTGCATAAGCAGCAGGCGGGCTTCTCCCAGACTTCGCAGATCCACAAAAAAGATACGCATATCAAAGGTCAGCGTCGTTTCTGCAACCATAAGCAACTGAATAACGCCTTTATGCTGCATGCTTCAACCAGCCCGTTCTATCCGCTGTTCGCCGCGCTAGACGTCAATGCCAAAATGCACGAAGGGGCAAGTGGGCGTCGGATGTGGATGGACTGCGTTAAGCTGGGCATTGAGGCACGTAAGCAGCTGTTGACGCGCTGTTCGCTCATCAAACCGTTCGTGCCTGCGACGGTGGGCGGTGTGCTCTGGCAGGATCACGATACGGAGACGATCGCGCGGGACGTGCGCTTCTTCAACTTTGAGCCGGGCGAGAAATGGCACGCGTTTGAAGGGTACGCGGAGGATCAGTATTTTATCGATCCTTGCAAGTTACTGCTGACGACGCCGGGTATTGATGCAATTAGCGGCGACTATACCGAATTTGGTATTCCGGCGACGATCCTCGCCAACTATCTGCGCGAGCACGGCATCATCCCTGAAAAATGTGACATGAACTCGATTCTGTTCCTGTTAACGCCAGCGGAAGATGCTGCCAAAATGCAGGAACTGGTGAATGCGCTGGTGCATTTTGAAACGCTGATCGCCCGTGATGCGCCGCTGAGTGAAGTGTTGCCCAGTTTGTATCAGAAATACAAAGAGCGTTATCGCGGCTACCGACTGCGTCGGCTGTGTCAGGAAATGCATGATTTTTACGCGCAGCACAACGTGAAAGATCTGCAAAAAGCGATGTTCCGCAAAACCGAGTTTCCGTCCGTGGTGATGTTGCCACAAGATGCTAATAGAGAATTCGTGCGCGGAAATATTGAACTGATTCCTATCGACGAAGCGGAAGGGCGTATCGCGGCAGAAGGCGCATTGCCGTATCCGCCGGGCGTGCTGTGTGTCGTGCCGGGTGAAACCTGGGGCGGGGCGGTACAGCGCTATTTTCTGGCGCTGGAAGCGGGAATTAACCTGCTGCCCGGCTTCTCCCCGGAATTGCAGGGTGTCTATAGCGTCGCGGAAGACGATGGCCGCAAGCGTCTGTACGGTTACGTAGTAGAACAGTAA
- a CDS encoding tyrosine-type recombinase/integrase codes for MLTDSKVRSAKPLAKSYKLTDSQGLYLTVSPSGAKLWYFRYRFGGKENRQAFGPYPQTTLAEAREKRDAARKLLASDISPSQLRKSNKPAVDESRTFQYVAQAWHTSSLKLWSDAHADKILTCLKRYVFPAIGAMDIAQVETRHLAQLVKAIDDKGVHDVAGRVRQHLTKIMRHAVQQGIIKYNPAYDLDGVVTPVVTQHHPALPLKRLPELLAKMENYKGRMLTRLALELNLHVFLRSSELRFARWDEFNLKAHIWSVPAQREAVDGVRFSERGAKMKDEHLVPLSRQAVTLLKQIQAISGESVFVFPGAHTLNKPMSENTINKELRVIGYDTKTEVCGHGFRTMACSALNESGRWSKDAIERQMSHKERNGVRAAYVHKAEHLEARIEMMQWWSCK; via the coding sequence ATGTTAACTGACAGCAAAGTCCGATCCGCGAAACCTCTCGCAAAATCTTATAAGCTCACAGACTCGCAAGGCCTGTACCTCACGGTATCCCCCAGCGGCGCTAAGCTATGGTATTTCCGCTATCGCTTCGGCGGTAAAGAAAACCGTCAGGCCTTTGGACCCTACCCTCAAACTACACTGGCAGAAGCCCGCGAAAAGCGCGATGCAGCGCGTAAGCTATTGGCGTCCGATATCAGCCCTTCTCAACTTCGTAAATCGAACAAGCCCGCCGTTGATGAATCCCGCACCTTTCAGTATGTCGCTCAGGCGTGGCACACCAGCAGCCTGAAACTCTGGTCGGACGCGCACGCCGATAAAATTCTCACCTGCCTGAAACGCTACGTTTTCCCCGCGATTGGCGCGATGGATATCGCACAGGTTGAAACCCGCCATCTGGCGCAGTTGGTTAAGGCGATTGACGATAAAGGCGTGCATGACGTCGCCGGACGGGTGCGCCAGCATCTGACTAAAATCATGCGCCACGCCGTCCAGCAGGGCATCATCAAATACAATCCGGCTTACGATTTGGACGGCGTCGTGACCCCGGTTGTGACCCAACATCACCCCGCTCTGCCGCTGAAACGCCTGCCTGAACTGCTGGCGAAGATGGAGAACTACAAAGGCCGGATGCTCACCCGTCTGGCGCTGGAGCTGAATCTGCATGTTTTCCTGCGCTCCAGTGAACTGCGGTTTGCCCGCTGGGATGAATTCAATCTGAAAGCGCATATCTGGAGCGTGCCCGCCCAGCGCGAAGCGGTAGACGGCGTGCGGTTCTCAGAGCGTGGCGCCAAGATGAAGGATGAACATCTGGTGCCGCTGTCACGGCAGGCGGTCACCCTGCTGAAACAGATTCAGGCGATTTCTGGCGAATCGGTCTTCGTTTTTCCCGGCGCACATACCCTGAACAAGCCGATGAGTGAGAACACCATCAACAAGGAGTTGCGCGTGATTGGCTATGACACCAAAACCGAAGTCTGTGGGCATGGTTTCAGAACCATGGCCTGTAGCGCCCTGAACGAGTCCGGACGCTGGTCAAAGGATGCCATTGAGCGGCAGATGAGCCACAAAGAGCGCAACGGCGTGCGGGCGGCGTATGTGCATAAGGCGGAGCATCTGGAGGCCAGAATCGAAATGATGCAATGGTGGTCGTGTAAGTAG
- a CDS encoding IS3 family transposase (programmed frameshift) — MRKARFTEHQIIAVLKSVEAGRTVKDVCREAGISEASYYNWKARFGGMEASDIKKMKDLEDENRRLKQMFADLSLECRALKDVIEKKPLKPAIKRELVSYLTAQFTMSIRQACRTLSLSRTVYFYQPDTCRDEPVIQALSEVAERYPRYGFKKLFQVLRRQGNAWNHKRVHRIYCLLKLNFRRKGKQRLPVRNPTPLATPEALNQSRSIDFMHDALVCGRRFRTFNVVDDFNREALAIEIDLNIPAQRMVRVLDRIVANRGYPLKLRMDNGPELISLTLAQWAEEHGVVLEFIKPGKPTQNAFIERFNRTYRTEILDFYLFRTLNEAREITERWLTEYNSERPHESLNNLTPEEYRLMTEEPEISKSVWN, encoded by the exons ATGCGTAAAGCCCGATTCACTGAACACCAGATCATTGCCGTTTTGAAGTCTGTCGAAGCTGGACGTACCGTCAAGGATGTCTGCCGCGAAGCCGGCATTTCCGAAGCCAGCTATTACAACTGGAAAGCGAGGTTTGGCGGTATGGAAGCCTCTGATATCAAAAAGATGAAAGATCTGGAGGACGAAAATCGTCGTCTCAAACAGATGTTTGCCGATCTGAGTCTTGAGTGTCGTGCTCTGAAAGATGTCATCGAAAAAAAGC CTTTAAAACCAGCGATAAAGCGTGAGCTCGTCAGTTACCTGACCGCGCAGTTTACGATGAGCATACGCCAGGCATGCAGGACGTTATCGCTGAGCAGGACGGTGTATTTTTATCAGCCGGACACCTGTCGTGATGAACCGGTGATCCAGGCTCTGTCGGAGGTGGCTGAACGCTACCCCCGTTACGGCTTCAAGAAGCTGTTTCAGGTGCTGCGCAGGCAAGGCAATGCCTGGAATCATAAACGCGTTCACAGGATTTACTGCCTGCTTAAACTGAATTTTCGTCGTAAGGGAAAGCAACGTCTGCCGGTGCGCAATCCTACTCCGTTGGCGACGCCGGAAGCACTTAACCAGAGCCGGTCGATAGATTTTATGCATGATGCGCTGGTCTGCGGCAGACGCTTTCGGACCTTCAATGTAGTAGATGATTTTAACCGCGAGGCTCTCGCAATAGAAATCGATCTGAATATCCCAGCGCAGCGGATGGTCAGAGTACTGGACAGGATCGTGGCAAACCGTGGTTATCCGCTGAAACTGCGGATGGACAATGGCCCGGAGCTAATCTCGCTGACGTTGGCGCAGTGGGCTGAAGAGCATGGCGTGGTGCTGGAATTTATTAAACCGGGAAAACCCACGCAGAATGCCTTTATCGAACGTTTTAACCGAACGTACCGGACAGAAATACTGGATTTTTACCTGTTCAGAACACTGAATGAAGCGAGGGAAATCACAGAGCGCTGGCTGACGGAATACAACAGCGAACGGCCTCATGAATCCCTGAATAACCTGACGCCGGAAGAATACCGGCTGATGACCGAGGAACCGGAAATCTCAAAAAGTGTGTGGAACTAA
- a CDS encoding LysR family transcriptional regulator, translating to MDWTKIPPLYALKAFESAAKHQSFTLAASELFISQSAISKHINTIEIFFERKLFYRNGPKVFLTKEGESFATELSHAFEILSKACENIHRAGTVLTISSPYTFSIRQFIPVLRKYKNQDGFPIVTVETINDECSYPPANSKHHDATVKYGNGKFSNEWDCTLLSPECLIVVVSPKLLHLFEKDNRILIDLVYVKSRELDWSFWCEEARLKERFQVINKYEFESMDSAINAVIKGLGIAVVDIGMVYDELMDGVLLTPFKCAFYSGKGYYFLRQVDCVNNYSSLLDSVKLDLSSRRLSELCFNDGCTVSNHNCRLMATEDINK from the coding sequence ATGGACTGGACTAAGATTCCCCCTCTTTACGCATTAAAAGCTTTTGAATCAGCAGCCAAGCATCAATCCTTCACTTTGGCCGCAAGTGAGTTATTTATTTCACAAAGTGCCATTAGTAAGCATATAAATACTATAGAGATTTTTTTTGAAAGAAAGCTTTTCTATCGTAATGGACCAAAGGTTTTTTTAACTAAAGAAGGTGAGTCTTTTGCTACCGAGCTTAGTCATGCATTCGAAATACTAAGCAAGGCATGCGAAAACATTCACCGTGCTGGAACAGTATTAACTATAAGCAGTCCATATACTTTCTCTATACGCCAGTTCATTCCTGTTTTAAGGAAATACAAAAATCAAGATGGCTTCCCAATAGTCACTGTCGAAACTATAAATGATGAATGTTCTTACCCCCCAGCCAATTCAAAGCATCATGACGCAACAGTAAAATATGGAAATGGTAAGTTTTCTAATGAATGGGATTGTACTTTGCTTTCACCAGAATGTTTAATTGTAGTGGTTTCTCCAAAATTGTTACATCTTTTTGAAAAAGATAATAGAATCCTAATTGATCTTGTCTATGTTAAATCAAGAGAATTAGACTGGTCTTTTTGGTGTGAAGAAGCAAGGTTGAAAGAGCGGTTTCAAGTTATCAATAAGTATGAGTTTGAGTCGATGGATTCAGCTATCAATGCTGTTATAAAAGGATTGGGGATAGCAGTTGTTGATATTGGTATGGTTTATGATGAGTTAATGGATGGTGTTTTGTTAACACCATTTAAATGTGCTTTTTATTCAGGTAAAGGATATTATTTCTTAAGGCAGGTTGATTGTGTTAATAATTATTCTTCCTTGCTAGATTCCGTGAAGTTAGATTTATCTAGTAGAAGGCTTTCTGAGTTGTGTTTTAATGATGGATGTACTGTGAGTAACCATAATTGTCGATTGATGGCGACAGAGGATATTAATAAATAG